One segment of Streptomyces bathyalis DNA contains the following:
- a CDS encoding DUF5987 family protein: MTITASSAAAAPTGTAQGGAALGALDTVATLEAFADTMVPGEKRHRHDRAVAGAAPGPGAVHAGAVTLLQLPELGVGVLLPELAALLNTEATAWALARGHVLLPSQPPFVALDFEDRTHLAGKLLSSAGLHQKVYVLLALFSAAAFDTAAHLHTTDALDKRHPGLTWLRFPAPGTDGFWRYPTYSYGKRLAHEHPHTTAGGHPA; this comes from the coding sequence ATGACGATCACTGCCTCTTCGGCGGCCGCCGCGCCCACCGGGACCGCGCAGGGCGGCGCGGCGCTGGGCGCTCTCGACACCGTCGCCACGCTGGAGGCCTTCGCCGACACCATGGTCCCCGGCGAGAAACGGCACCGGCACGACCGGGCCGTCGCGGGAGCCGCGCCGGGACCCGGCGCGGTCCACGCCGGAGCAGTCACGCTCCTGCAACTCCCGGAACTCGGCGTCGGAGTGCTCCTTCCGGAGCTCGCCGCACTGCTGAACACGGAGGCCACGGCCTGGGCGCTGGCCCGGGGTCATGTGCTGCTGCCCAGCCAACCCCCGTTCGTCGCGCTGGACTTCGAGGATCGGACCCACCTCGCGGGCAAGCTGCTGAGCAGCGCCGGACTGCACCAGAAGGTCTATGTGCTGCTGGCACTGTTCAGCGCGGCGGCCTTCGACACGGCAGCCCATCTGCACACCACCGACGCGTTGGACAAGCGCCATCCCGGGTTGACGTGGCTGCGCTTCCCCGCGCCCGGCACGGACGGCTTCTGGCGCTATCCGACGTACTCGTACGGCAAGCGGCTCGCACATGAGCATCCGCACACCACCGCCGGAGGCCATCCCGCATGA